A region of the Culex quinquefasciatus strain JHB chromosome 1, VPISU_Cqui_1.0_pri_paternal, whole genome shotgun sequence genome:
CGTCGTAAATCTCGTCTTCAACCGAAGAGTGTTCATCCTCATTTGACTCGGTGCCACTTTCATCATCTTCCACAAGGGCGTCATCTGTCGATACAAATTCTATGTTGTGAGACGGTTGCTCCAAGTCTGAGTCCGAATCAGAATCGACATCAGATGATATTCCAGTAGTTACGAACTCAAAGCTGGTGTCATGGACATTCATTGAGTCCATGAAGTGATGAGCTTCGGtcgttattcccaagttgagCAGGTCATGGGCAGCTTGTACTCTTGCTTTCTCAATCGTTACCCTTACTTCATCGTCGGTCGGCATCGGATGTGGCGGGTTGGGGTATTTGTTCTGCTTCCGAATGATGTTGTTGAACTTAAGGTCGTTCTTTCTTCGATACGATATTTGAGACTTCATAAATGCGTTTCTCAAACGTTCTCCCAGCTCCTTCATACTAAATTCACATGCGGTCTCATTGGTTGCCGTCATGGACCGTAACTCGCGAAAAACTTCCTCCGCCGGTTGACTCGAAAAGCATAATACCAGAAATTGTTCAGGACAATCGCGGCACATTTCAGCCAGCAGCACCAGCCCATGTGCATCGAGTTCAAGATACTGATAAGCGTTAGATGTGATGCATTCCTTCCCGACAGATTTTAACTCGATGCATTTATGACGCCAACAACGAATGAGAAATAAAGCATGCCTAGAATGTTTTAGTATATTTAATCAGTACATGTACAGTTTAAATTTAGATTACGACTTACCAGATTTTAAATATCCGTTCAAGTGGCACAAGGTTGATTTCGCAATATGCTTCATAAATTTGACTCATCAGCTGTAGAAGCATAACCGTGCCCTCACTGCCAGGGACAAACTCTTCGAAACAGTCCCGGACATCCTTTTGCATTATTCTCCACGTTGGATCGAATTTCATCCTATCCTTAGTGGATGCATCGGTGTCGTTTAATCCATGTTTGTCTTTTGACATTGTGTTGATAAGTAGTAAGTGGTCCTTGTTGATAGTCAATATAcctgaaattgaaaagaaattgaGTTAGGATAAAGGCCATTACGTAATGTGTTAACTCTTtataacaaacttttaaaagaGAAAGAACAATTGCAAAATGAGGagaacataaattaaaaaaaaccagaaaagtTATCCAACTAATTGTGTAAGACAGAGAATTGAAacgtttttaaacataattatgGCTTACCGAATTTCAGCTCTTTGGAATTGAGGAGCTTATTCCGTATTTTATTCAGCAGATGGATGGTCAATATAcctgaaattgaaaagaaattgaGTTAGGATAAAGGCCATTACGTAATGTGTTAACTCTTtataacaaacttttaaaagaGAAAGAACAATTGCAAAATGAGGagaacataaattaaaaaaaaccagaaaagtTATGCAACTAATTGTGTAAGACAGAGAATTGAAacgtttttaaacataattatgGCTTACCGAATTTCAGCTCTTTGGAATTGAGGAGCTTATTCCGTATTTTATTCAGCAGATGGATAATGTCTTGGATGTAcaccagggtggccaccagatttcgattttcaatttcccggttttttcccggttttctcccgagaccagaaggaattttccggaatgtttttaaaccaaattacaatgtttttttaggcTAACGTTGGTATCAACATACTTTTGgaacgcatacatttggttcaaagtttgagttcctcaagaaagctttcaaatatcTTGAGTACAAAGTAAGTAAGTTGAAAACGAAGCCGTTTTTTCTGTTTCCTATCCAAACCTCTAATTTtctaatgattgggatttttcatcatcatgCTCTATAGATtttacaaactaaaaataaaaaaagtcttttaattttttagaataacatAAATTATTATTAGAAAGCAGGAAATGGCAtttacaatttattaattttgtagaaaagatttgcaaaaatacattgttatcaacatttatataaatgctcgtaaagtttctttgaaaaaaaagttttgtgtaTTCAAGAAGAACGATTCTTCCAAGAATTATCAATTTCTgtgaattaattattatttttggtgagtactttcttttaaccaaaaagtcttttgaatcattagtccaaacaaaaatgtatacactttggcagcagtgcaggaaaattccatgcaaatgtaaaaaaaaatcggtatcttgacacttttttttatcgattaagTATCTTCGGTAAGTTGATTGATGggataaattatcaaaaataattttaatttagaaaaatgttacaaaaaagtCTCTTTTTTGAATAACAACACCAACAAATGGCAATTTGCCCCACAAAACCTTTTATTCTGCCTCTTTCATCACGCACATGATCTTCTTCCCACTTTTCTCATGGCCTTCTTTTCCCGTCAGCGCTCCGCACCGTTTCTTCCTCACGCTCACCCTCTTCCGTCGCCGTCCTCCAGCACCGCTCCGCGGCCACGTGGCTGGCCACTCGGCGACCGATGTTCACCGCCGTTCGCCCTCCGGAACCAGACGATTTTTGTCCGCCGCCGCTGGTTCTTGCGCGACACGACTCGCCGACAGGTCGCCTTGCGGCCTCGTGTTGCGGCCTCAAGCCGCACGATCAGCTCCCGGGGTCAGATGGGGCTTGCACCAGGTTCCCAAAGAAAAATCCGCCTTCCGGTTTCGAACGCCGCCGCCGAGGATTCGGCACTCGCCGCCGGCCCTTTTGTCAGCCAAGAACAGAACAAATTCGGTTCGCGTTGCGCGCTTCACCAGGGTTCCCCCAAAGTCTTCCTTTTTTTTGCGTCGGTTTTGACAGGTT
Encoded here:
- the LOC119767378 gene encoding uncharacterized protein LOC119767378, which produces MSKDKHGLNDTDASTKDRMKFDPTWRIMQKDVRDCFEEFVPGSEGTVMLLQLMSQIYEAYCEINLVPLERIFKIWHALFLIRCWRHKCIELKSVGKECITSNAYQYLELDAHGLVLLAEMCRDCPEQFLVLCFSSQPAEEVFRELRSMTATNETACEFSMKELGERLRNAFMKSQISYRRKNDLKFNNIIRKQNKYPNPPHPMPTDDEVRVTIEKARVQAAHDLLNLGITTEAHHFMDSMNVHDTSFEFVTTGISSDVDSDSDSDLEQPSHNIEFVSTDDALVEDDESGTESNEDEHSSVEDEIYDAEQLFANFKGELKLRNSSTTKHTYRIRDSTGKIHIIKKSKVVWMLSRGRSRPNSARLTRYRKQKP